In Planctomycetaceae bacterium, the following are encoded in one genomic region:
- a CDS encoding glycosyltransferase family 39 protein, with product MSPLDRTTLVLAGFVSAILIYVYPLFLPTPLLEPDEGLHATISQEMLENGEWIVPRLRGEPFPDKPILYFWAQMASLRTFGMTEFSVRFPGLMFGLLASATTGLFASRLYRPRTGLLAFLMSMTMIIPLSLAQAAAHDVALVPWTNLALLCLFETERSARRSGQFLWLLASAAAISLAILTKALLGVALVAVAFAPFLLLSRRLTIASAFRFSVAVIAGMILASPWYFAMELRSSGYLYYYFVERHLLGFATASQPHGHEPWYYYVPFIALGALPWLWYIVPLLRDEWTAARSTEQRLPQQVVLLLSWLVGGLLFLSVAGSKLVTYSLPLFPALAILSAEAWQRYVSRGLSTVSRVWFARMTRFLGAFGILVPVAALLICGYLTDSAWPPVSWLIAVVLSVVSVAAWRAFERENGVRCVSICSIWVAGLAVLMMTWPLQKFADGYSERGLAEWINRRGSLPQHLILIGEEPSSVVFYLNRELRKGLQPEQFSSMPIEQMPTDESLAEGVVLAVTERSLRNANLPDFRIPGAIRKSAGGFLIFENGDGFLTLVEAAWRAR from the coding sequence ATGAGCCCTCTGGATCGCACCACGCTGGTGCTGGCCGGATTTGTTTCCGCCATTCTGATCTACGTTTATCCGCTGTTCCTGCCAACGCCGCTTCTGGAGCCGGATGAGGGGCTGCATGCCACAATTTCCCAGGAAATGCTCGAAAACGGCGAGTGGATCGTACCCCGACTGCGGGGAGAACCGTTTCCGGACAAGCCCATACTGTACTTCTGGGCGCAAATGGCATCGCTGCGAACGTTCGGGATGACGGAGTTCTCTGTGCGGTTTCCGGGGTTGATGTTCGGACTGCTCGCGTCCGCCACAACGGGCCTGTTTGCCAGTCGACTCTACCGTCCGCGCACGGGACTTCTGGCGTTCCTGATGTCGATGACGATGATCATCCCGCTGTCGTTGGCGCAGGCAGCCGCGCACGATGTTGCATTGGTCCCGTGGACGAATCTGGCACTGCTGTGTCTCTTTGAAACGGAACGCTCAGCCCGCCGCAGCGGACAATTTCTGTGGCTGCTTGCCTCCGCCGCTGCCATCTCTCTGGCGATCCTGACGAAGGCGCTGCTGGGTGTTGCGCTGGTCGCGGTCGCGTTTGCACCGTTCCTTTTGCTCAGCCGTCGGTTGACGATCGCCAGTGCTTTCCGGTTTTCCGTCGCAGTCATCGCGGGAATGATTCTGGCAAGTCCCTGGTATTTCGCGATGGAACTGCGCAGCAGCGGGTACCTTTACTACTACTTCGTTGAACGACATCTGCTGGGGTTCGCGACGGCCAGTCAGCCACACGGTCATGAACCGTGGTACTACTATGTGCCGTTCATCGCTCTGGGAGCACTTCCGTGGCTGTGGTACATCGTTCCGCTGCTGCGTGACGAATGGACCGCCGCTCGCAGCACCGAACAGCGGCTCCCGCAGCAGGTCGTGCTTCTGCTGAGCTGGCTGGTCGGAGGACTGCTGTTTCTTTCGGTGGCCGGGTCCAAGCTGGTGACGTATTCCCTGCCGCTGTTTCCCGCCCTCGCCATCCTGAGTGCGGAAGCCTGGCAGCGGTACGTCAGCCGCGGCCTTTCGACGGTGTCCCGCGTCTGGTTCGCACGAATGACACGGTTTCTGGGTGCCTTCGGAATTCTGGTTCCCGTTGCCGCGCTGCTGATCTGTGGGTATCTGACCGATTCCGCGTGGCCGCCGGTAAGCTGGCTGATTGCCGTGGTGCTGTCAGTGGTTTCTGTCGCGGCATGGCGCGCATTCGAGCGTGAAAACGGGGTTCGCTGTGTTTCCATCTGCAGCATCTGGGTCGCAGGGCTTGCCGTCCTGATGATGACCTGGCCGCTTCAGAAGTTCGCCGATGGCTACTCCGAACGCGGCCTGGCGGAATGGATCAACCGCCGGGGCTCGCTGCCGCAGCACCTGATTCTGATCGGTGAAGAACCGTCGTCCGTCGTCTTTTACCTCAACAGGGAACTCCGGAAAGGTCTTCAGCCGGAGCAGTTCAGCAGCATGCCCATCGAACAAATGCCGACGGACGAATCGCTGGCCGAAGGAGTCGTGCTGGCGGTAACGGAACGATCGCTTCGAAATGCAAACCTGCCCGATTTCCGGATCCCCGGAGCAATCCGCAAGTCGGCCGGAGGATTTCTGATCTTCGAAAACGGTGACGGCTTCCTGACTCTGGTCGAAGCCGCATGGAGGGCACGATGA
- a CDS encoding response regulator transcription factor, protein MRVLVVEDYRPVREAVVQGLTEAGFAVDAAPDGREGLWYATKNPYDVIVLDLMLPEVSGMEVLRSLRQSGSEACVLLLTARDAVEDRVEGLNAGADDYLIKPFAFEELLARVQVLFRRRYDRPDPVLRVEDLEINTATQQVSRAGINISLTRREYSLLVFLAMRAGQVVSRTDIWENVYEFESDAHSNVIDVYIRYLRKKIERPDWKPLIHTRRGFGYVLGEQKAE, encoded by the coding sequence ATGCGCGTTCTGGTTGTTGAAGACTATCGTCCCGTTCGCGAAGCCGTCGTTCAGGGATTAACGGAAGCCGGCTTCGCGGTCGACGCGGCCCCGGACGGTCGCGAGGGACTTTGGTACGCCACAAAGAATCCCTACGACGTGATCGTGCTGGACCTGATGCTTCCGGAGGTTTCCGGAATGGAAGTCCTGCGCAGCCTGCGACAGTCCGGATCGGAAGCCTGTGTGCTGCTGCTGACCGCACGTGACGCTGTCGAAGACCGTGTGGAGGGGCTCAATGCCGGCGCTGATGATTACCTGATTAAGCCGTTTGCGTTCGAGGAACTTCTGGCGCGAGTGCAGGTGCTGTTTCGCCGGCGCTACGACCGGCCCGATCCGGTCCTGCGCGTTGAAGATCTGGAAATCAACACCGCCACTCAGCAGGTCAGTCGTGCGGGAATCAACATCAGCCTGACTCGCCGGGAGTACTCGCTGCTGGTGTTTCTGGCGATGCGAGCCGGCCAGGTTGTGTCACGCACGGACATCTGGGAAAACGTTTACGAATTCGAATCGGACGCCCACAGCAACGTGATTGACGTCTACATCCGGTATCTGCGAAAGAAGATCGAGCGTCCGGACTGGAAGCCATTGATTCACACGCGCCGGGGCTTCGGGTATGTCCTGGGAGAACAGAAAGCCGAGTAG
- the tnpA gene encoding IS200/IS605 family transposase, with the protein MSTHQQLLYHIVFSTKNRRPWLTDGFREDVFAYMAGTAKELGGFAIRIGGYYDHVHLLLRIPGRIAVSDFIGPSKSNTSKHINTSSGVLQKFGWQEGYGAFTVSVSQKARLISYIDRQMEHHGKQSFEDEYLTLLKKNEVEFDPRYVWD; encoded by the coding sequence ATGAGTACTCATCAGCAACTGCTTTATCACATTGTCTTCAGCACGAAGAACCGCCGACCGTGGCTGACAGACGGATTCCGTGAAGATGTGTTCGCCTACATGGCGGGAACGGCAAAGGAACTCGGAGGATTCGCGATTCGCATCGGCGGATACTACGACCACGTTCATTTGCTCCTTCGCATTCCGGGTCGCATTGCCGTATCGGATTTCATTGGACCGTCGAAAAGCAACACCAGCAAACACATTAACACCTCCAGCGGTGTGCTCCAGAAGTTTGGTTGGCAGGAAGGCTACGGAGCGTTCACCGTCAGTGTCTCACAAAAGGCACGTTTGATCAGCTACATCGACCGTCAAATGGAACACCATGGCAAGCAGTCGTTCGAGGACGAATATCTGACTCTGCTCAAGAAGAACGAAGTCGAGTTTGATCCCCGTTATGTCTGGGATTGA
- a CDS encoding glycosyltransferase family 2 protein encodes MMPVQHTLSVDPDVSIVVPAFRESENIRPLTKRLFAATKSGGWSAELIIVDDNSDDGTTEVCAQLAETYPVRLISRADERGLATAVIRGLNEARGALLVVMDADLSHSPESVPKLLHALNSGDTDFVIGSRYTDGGEVDESWSLARRINSRAATLLARGLTDAKDPMAGFFALRRETLERSRGLNPCGYKIGLELIVRCRCRNVVEVPIRFQDRVLGESKLDLKQQGLYVRHLMRLYAFRFPDVLQFSKFAAVGATGMLVDVLCFVGLLPVTGLAAARALAILIAMTWNYELNRRLTFTESDHSRSVDGYLRFCSACSLGACLSWSMSLALVYAFEAFRRQPAGAAFIGAVAAAFVNYALCRVWVFGRRTTHPATIPLTDLKAVTAREATAGEPPTREAA; translated from the coding sequence ATGATGCCAGTCCAGCACACGCTGTCCGTCGATCCCGATGTATCGATTGTGGTTCCCGCGTTCCGCGAATCTGAGAACATCCGCCCGCTGACAAAGCGCCTGTTCGCCGCGACGAAATCCGGCGGCTGGTCGGCGGAACTGATCATTGTTGACGACAACAGCGACGACGGAACGACGGAAGTCTGCGCGCAACTCGCCGAGACCTATCCGGTGCGATTGATCTCCCGCGCGGACGAACGCGGTCTGGCCACCGCCGTCATCCGCGGCCTGAACGAAGCTCGCGGCGCGCTGCTGGTCGTGATGGATGCCGACCTGTCTCATTCGCCGGAGTCTGTGCCGAAACTGCTGCACGCGCTGAACTCGGGTGACACCGATTTTGTGATCGGCAGCCGCTATACCGACGGCGGCGAAGTCGACGAATCCTGGAGTCTTGCGCGGCGCATCAATTCCCGTGCCGCCACGCTTCTGGCGCGAGGCCTGACGGACGCGAAGGATCCCATGGCCGGCTTCTTTGCCCTTCGCCGCGAAACGCTGGAAAGGTCACGGGGACTGAATCCCTGCGGCTATAAGATCGGCCTGGAACTCATCGTTCGCTGCCGATGCCGGAACGTGGTGGAGGTTCCCATCCGGTTCCAGGATCGGGTGCTGGGAGAAAGCAAGCTCGATTTGAAGCAGCAGGGGCTGTATGTCCGGCATCTGATGCGGTTGTACGCGTTTCGGTTTCCCGATGTGCTGCAGTTCTCGAAGTTCGCCGCTGTCGGCGCAACGGGAATGCTGGTCGACGTGCTGTGCTTCGTTGGCCTGCTGCCTGTCACCGGACTGGCCGCTGCCCGCGCGCTGGCGATCCTGATCGCTATGACGTGGAACTACGAGCTGAATCGGCGACTGACGTTTACGGAATCCGACCATTCCCGATCGGTGGACGGTTACCTTCGCTTCTGTTCAGCGTGTTCGCTGGGAGCGTGCCTGAGCTGGTCGATGTCGCTGGCTCTGGTCTATGCCTTCGAAGCGTTCCGCCGGCAGCCGGCAGGCGCCGCGTTCATCGGTGCGGTCGCGGCCGCGTTCGTCAACTACGCTTTGTGTCGAGTCTGGGTCTTTGGCCGAAGAACAACGCACCCGGCCACCATTCCTCTGACGGATCTGAAAGCCGTCACCGCACGCGAAGCCACTGCCGGCGAACCGCCGACAAGGGAAGCCGCATAG
- a CDS encoding secretin N-terminal domain-containing protein: MTIFRCVTIVLAMLAGQESRAQVAVASDDEAIPVSPPADYGVTSPKKSDSRNRVASSEPHVIIIQTGPEIDRSETIRQAVEALEKAGVARRGDVDPIGQPTALQANLRPKYDMPPGKIQKLIEVLQAHGVQRFAFDHVPGRDVTESLVTLICPAEITWQRVRKLTEAVEALNGFQIDVKVAANNDPVASVAVAAQAPPAATAPPMRPVAAAANDTRVFDLKFIQAEAAAKIIEQLYIDNLGGHDSIAVRLTVNDRTNSLIVRGDTAVIKEIESLLQKLDTDEPPRPPAATPAEGEAVPQAFDGMNEALKGFDFRGVDSEDSKLFSFYIGLMRNNQSVEQLRKQYDDLEQQARELARKVHEPLPSPSEGNRLKRELQSTVEQALAVRQNLQRAELAEFLRRLNGIEQSIAIRERIREQIINRRVEELLDPNLRWDDSEPGTDSAGAANPLYSRASPAASAEPASTRLQERLELLQQLQGTWLAVEQGFDGELGPFQPGTSHFTITFDENAYEYRQGTGEPYAKGTFSIKDRRPDSAHDIDFVRTFLQFVETGDPQTPDGSGQLENAIIRVDGDSLKICSGGGRANDRPDDFATAKDDHRLLMVYRRLSDNPLSSDQLRAVDLNSGSNKSP; the protein is encoded by the coding sequence ATGACCATATTTCGCTGCGTCACAATCGTGCTGGCAATGCTGGCAGGACAGGAATCGAGAGCTCAGGTAGCAGTGGCGTCCGACGATGAAGCCATTCCCGTTTCGCCGCCGGCCGATTATGGCGTCACGTCCCCGAAGAAATCGGATTCACGGAACCGCGTTGCTTCTTCAGAGCCGCACGTCATCATCATTCAGACCGGTCCTGAGATTGATCGGTCCGAAACCATTCGTCAGGCGGTTGAAGCTCTGGAGAAGGCAGGCGTTGCCAGGCGAGGTGACGTCGATCCGATCGGTCAGCCGACGGCTCTGCAGGCAAACCTGCGGCCAAAGTACGACATGCCGCCGGGAAAGATCCAGAAGCTGATCGAGGTACTGCAGGCACACGGCGTTCAGCGGTTTGCATTCGACCATGTCCCCGGTCGAGACGTCACGGAGAGCCTGGTGACGCTGATCTGTCCGGCCGAGATCACGTGGCAACGTGTCCGCAAACTGACGGAAGCCGTCGAAGCGCTGAACGGTTTTCAAATCGATGTGAAAGTTGCCGCAAATAACGATCCCGTCGCTTCGGTCGCAGTCGCCGCACAAGCGCCTCCGGCGGCCACTGCGCCACCGATGAGACCAGTCGCAGCAGCTGCAAACGACACCCGAGTGTTTGACTTGAAGTTCATTCAGGCCGAAGCCGCCGCGAAGATTATTGAGCAACTCTACATCGACAACCTGGGCGGACACGATTCGATTGCGGTGCGGCTGACAGTCAACGATCGGACAAATTCGCTGATCGTCCGAGGCGACACCGCCGTTATCAAGGAGATCGAATCGCTCCTGCAGAAACTCGACACGGACGAACCGCCGCGCCCTCCCGCTGCAACTCCTGCTGAAGGTGAAGCAGTTCCTCAGGCATTCGACGGAATGAACGAGGCACTGAAAGGATTCGACTTTCGCGGTGTGGATTCCGAAGACTCGAAGTTGTTCAGCTTCTATATCGGCCTCATGCGGAACAACCAATCGGTTGAGCAACTTCGGAAGCAGTACGACGACCTCGAACAGCAGGCTCGCGAACTCGCGCGAAAGGTCCATGAACCCCTGCCGAGTCCCTCAGAAGGCAATCGGTTGAAGCGAGAACTTCAATCGACCGTCGAACAGGCTCTTGCCGTGCGGCAGAATCTTCAGCGAGCGGAACTGGCCGAGTTTCTTCGCCGACTGAACGGCATTGAACAATCGATCGCCATTCGGGAGAGAATTCGTGAACAGATCATCAATCGGCGAGTCGAAGAACTGTTGGACCCGAATCTGCGGTGGGACGACAGCGAGCCCGGCACCGATTCCGCTGGAGCTGCGAATCCACTTTATTCACGTGCCTCACCAGCAGCCTCTGCCGAACCGGCGAGCACGCGTCTTCAAGAGCGATTGGAGCTTCTGCAACAGCTTCAGGGAACGTGGCTGGCGGTTGAGCAGGGGTTTGATGGCGAACTGGGGCCATTCCAGCCGGGCACCTCGCATTTCACGATTACATTTGACGAAAACGCCTACGAGTATCGCCAGGGAACGGGCGAGCCGTATGCGAAGGGAACGTTTTCCATCAAGGACCGCCGACCGGACAGTGCTCACGACATCGATTTCGTCCGCACATTCCTTCAGTTCGTGGAGACTGGCGATCCGCAGACGCCGGACGGCAGCGGTCAGCTTGAGAACGCGATCATTCGCGTCGACGGCGACTCGCTGAAGATCTGTTCCGGCGGAGGACGTGCCAACGACCGGCCCGACGATTTCGCGACGGCCAAAGACGATCATCGTCTGCTGATGGTCTATCGTCGACTGTCTGACAATCCGCTGTCTTCCGATCAACTGCGGGCCGTTGACCTGAATTCCGGTTCGAATAAATCGCCGTAG
- a CDS encoding 3',5'-cyclic-nucleotide phosphodiesterase, with translation MKIELVQSTVGEPVTRQFCIAAVVNDSIAVDAGTIGLLWPMKRQLQIRHVFLSHSHIDHVASLPLFLDNVYEPGPDCPTVYSCPATQECLRRDVFNDRLWPDFIRLSEEESPFLKLRTLQAEVPVELPGLTVTPVPLDHIVPTMGFLLQEPDCSVAIVFDTSPTQRVWEVLAAAPNLRAVFLEASFPNSHRWLAHKSGHLCPEQFQQELRKLPPSVRVVACHLKPRFFDEIARELQALGRENLEVGVPGAEYVF, from the coding sequence ATGAAGATCGAACTCGTGCAGTCAACGGTCGGTGAACCCGTGACGCGACAGTTCTGCATTGCGGCCGTTGTGAACGATTCGATCGCCGTCGACGCAGGAACGATCGGCCTGCTGTGGCCCATGAAACGGCAGTTGCAGATTCGGCATGTGTTTCTGTCGCACAGCCATATCGATCATGTTGCTTCGCTGCCGCTGTTTCTGGACAACGTTTACGAGCCGGGACCGGACTGTCCGACGGTGTACTCCTGCCCGGCCACGCAGGAATGTCTGCGTCGCGATGTCTTCAACGACCGACTGTGGCCTGACTTCATTCGACTGTCCGAAGAAGAATCACCGTTTCTGAAACTGCGGACGCTGCAGGCTGAAGTTCCCGTCGAATTGCCTGGACTGACGGTGACTCCCGTGCCGCTGGATCACATCGTTCCCACGATGGGTTTTCTGTTGCAGGAACCGGATTGTTCTGTGGCCATCGTGTTCGACACCAGTCCGACACAGCGAGTGTGGGAAGTGCTGGCGGCCGCGCCGAATCTGCGAGCCGTGTTTCTGGAAGCCAGTTTTCCGAATTCTCACCGCTGGCTGGCTCACAAGTCCGGCCATCTCTGCCCTGAGCAGTTTCAGCAGGAACTTCGAAAACTGCCGCCGTCCGTCCGCGTGGTTGCATGCCATCTGAAGCCGCGGTTCTTTGACGAGATCGCGCGCGAGCTGCAGGCGCTTGGCCGGGAGAATCTGGAAGTCGGCGTTCCCGGCGCGGAGTACGTGTTCTGA
- a CDS encoding serine/threonine-protein kinase — protein sequence MAQQLLSPASHPEMLGRIGRYDVERLIGSGGMGVVFKAFDTELNRPVAVKVLAPYLAGSGAARKRFAREARAAAAIVHEHVVAIHNVETEEASPFLVMQYVAGESLQQRIDREGPLDVCEILRIGMQTASGLAAAHAQGLVHRDVKPSNILLERGIERTLLTDFGLARASDDASLTHSGFHPGTPQYMSPEQARGEAVDARSDLFSLGSVIYTMCAGRSPFRADSSYAILRRIIDEQPRPIREVNSQIPTWLEGIIQKLHAKSPDDRFQSADEVAGVLGKCLAHVQQPTTVQLPEECRSSERALISPRRRRTIIAGCAAAVVIGLLMFRENGPGFREGEAPAEPRSTPDALSAIDSRNRLVAPATEPNSELPAASDSDAAGDLDWNTLSEELQSFDADLAPFETRSQELWDTSREQFRSGAPTQSEPTAGPDGERPR from the coding sequence ATGGCGCAGCAGCTATTGTCGCCGGCGTCTCACCCGGAAATGCTCGGTCGCATCGGACGTTACGATGTCGAACGACTGATCGGCTCGGGCGGCATGGGCGTTGTCTTCAAGGCATTCGATACGGAACTCAATCGTCCGGTTGCCGTCAAGGTTCTGGCACCGTATCTGGCGGGCAGCGGTGCGGCTCGCAAACGGTTCGCTCGCGAAGCCCGAGCGGCGGCCGCGATCGTTCACGAACACGTCGTGGCGATTCACAACGTGGAAACGGAAGAAGCGTCGCCGTTTCTGGTCATGCAATACGTCGCTGGCGAATCGCTGCAGCAGCGAATCGATCGCGAAGGCCCGCTGGATGTGTGCGAGATTCTGCGTATCGGAATGCAGACCGCGTCCGGTCTGGCGGCGGCACACGCTCAGGGGCTGGTGCATCGCGACGTCAAGCCGTCCAACATTCTGCTGGAACGCGGCATCGAACGAACTCTGCTGACCGATTTCGGCCTCGCCCGAGCCTCCGATGACGCCAGCCTGACTCATTCCGGCTTTCACCCCGGCACGCCACAGTACATGTCGCCCGAACAGGCTCGCGGGGAAGCCGTGGATGCACGCAGCGACCTGTTCAGCCTGGGCAGCGTGATCTACACCATGTGCGCCGGCCGGTCGCCGTTCCGAGCCGACAGCAGCTACGCCATTCTGCGCCGCATAATCGACGAGCAACCGCGACCAATTCGCGAAGTGAATTCGCAGATTCCGACCTGGCTGGAAGGCATCATCCAAAAGCTGCACGCCAAATCGCCGGACGACCGTTTTCAGTCAGCGGACGAAGTTGCCGGCGTTCTCGGGAAATGTCTGGCACACGTGCAGCAGCCGACAACGGTGCAATTGCCGGAGGAATGTCGTTCGTCGGAACGCGCTCTGATTTCACCTCGGCGTCGCCGCACAATCATCGCCGGTTGCGCGGCCGCGGTTGTCATCGGCCTGTTGATGTTTCGGGAGAACGGGCCGGGCTTTCGGGAGGGCGAGGCTCCTGCCGAGCCGCGATCAACTCCGGACGCACTCAGTGCAATAGACTCCCGCAACAGGTTGGTGGCTCCAGCCACCGAACCAAATTCCGAGTTACCGGCAGCCAGCGACTCCGACGCCGCTGGCGACCTGGACTGGAACACCCTGTCCGAGGAACTCCAGTCCTTCGATGCCGACCTGGCTCCATTTGAAACCCGTTCCCAGGAGCTCTGGGATACCTCTCGCGAACAATTCAGGTCCGGTGCCCCGACACAAAGTGAGCCGACAGCAGGACCTGACGGTGAACGGCCCAGGTAA
- a CDS encoding endonuclease/exonuclease/phosphatase family protein has product MAASGHQETKPVSSAVRKIAAAGMQCVRRFALVATVCLTGITVLTIFAREFWLADLFANLRVQWVIGLAVAAVCSMLTRRWKLLAVQLAAAAIHAPWLAPAFQTPAIQATTPATTESFIRVTTANAYVGNRRYEDIEKELVRFNPDVIAVVELSVGLRDHLAGRFSEHYPHSITEAMESSAFGIGLYSRIPFDEARIEYTSDRRLPGVVAQVTINQQRVRIVAAHTFPPMFPGAFRHRNKHLQMLAARVRKFRTDEPNVPVLVMGDLNLTPWSPVFSEFIADADLVPSSRGRRPSPTWYRLPAFPFGLVLDHILTTDDLTCTELTVGSDAGSDHRFVTAEFALAATAD; this is encoded by the coding sequence GTGGCAGCTTCGGGACATCAGGAAACCAAACCGGTCTCGTCCGCCGTTCGGAAAATCGCCGCGGCTGGAATGCAGTGCGTTCGGCGGTTCGCGCTGGTCGCCACCGTCTGCCTGACCGGAATCACAGTGCTGACAATATTCGCGAGAGAATTCTGGCTGGCGGATCTGTTCGCGAACCTGCGAGTTCAGTGGGTCATCGGGCTGGCCGTCGCGGCTGTCTGCTCGATGCTGACGCGCCGGTGGAAACTGCTGGCCGTTCAGCTTGCCGCCGCCGCAATTCATGCTCCCTGGCTGGCCCCCGCGTTTCAGACCCCCGCGATTCAGGCGACAACACCTGCCACGACCGAAAGCTTCATCCGAGTCACGACCGCCAACGCCTACGTCGGCAACCGGCGGTATGAGGATATCGAGAAAGAACTGGTGCGATTCAATCCCGACGTCATCGCCGTCGTGGAACTCAGTGTCGGGCTGCGAGACCACCTGGCAGGACGTTTCTCGGAACACTATCCGCACTCGATAACCGAAGCGATGGAAAGCAGCGCTTTCGGCATCGGACTGTACTCGCGCATTCCCTTCGACGAAGCAAGGATCGAATACACCAGCGATCGCCGGCTGCCTGGCGTCGTTGCTCAGGTGACGATCAACCAGCAGCGCGTTCGCATCGTGGCAGCTCATACATTCCCGCCAATGTTCCCAGGAGCGTTTCGGCATCGAAATAAACACCTGCAGATGCTGGCCGCTCGCGTCCGAAAGTTTCGAACCGACGAACCCAATGTGCCCGTGCTGGTGATGGGAGACCTGAATCTCACGCCGTGGTCTCCCGTCTTCTCCGAATTCATCGCCGACGCCGACCTGGTGCCGTCATCGCGCGGACGCCGCCCGTCACCGACATGGTATCGCCTGCCGGCATTTCCATTCGGACTCGTCCTGGACCACATCCTGACGACAGACGATCTGACCTGCACCGAACTTACCGTGGGCAGCGACGCCGGTTCCGATCACCGGTTTGTCACAGCGGAATTTGCCCTGGCTGCGACCGCTGATTGA